A DNA window from Chthonomonas sp. contains the following coding sequences:
- a CDS encoding DUF59 domain-containing protein, with amino-acid sequence MPEPIPLPSKLNIIQQNLLAGEVIESIRTVFDPEIPVNVYDLGLIYDLVVNEDAEVAIKMTLTSPNCPVAETLPMEVQEAAAKTPGVTHTKLELVWDPPFSIDRIPEHIQLELGFL; translated from the coding sequence ATGCCGGAACCGATTCCCTTGCCCAGCAAGCTCAACATCATTCAGCAAAATCTGCTGGCCGGTGAAGTCATCGAGTCGATCCGCACCGTCTTCGATCCGGAGATCCCGGTCAACGTCTACGATCTCGGCCTCATCTACGACCTCGTGGTGAACGAGGACGCCGAGGTGGCCATCAAGATGACGCTGACCAGCCCGAACTGTCCGGTCGCCGAAACGCTTCCGATGGAAGTGCAAGAAGCCGCGGCCAAGACTCCCGGCGTCACGCACACGAAGCTCGAACTGGTGTGGGATCCGCCGTTTTCCATCGACCGCATTCCGGAACACATCCAGCTTGAGCTAGGATTTTTGTAA
- a CDS encoding sigma-70 family RNA polymerase sigma factor, producing the protein MSSNAITTTTLTPREEADFRELMSATYKKVYNLAFRLSGDRSDAEDLTQEAFFRAYRGFTGYQGDRPFENWIFRIVTRLFLDMKRARKRRVMTHSYDAPILADGADDMVMAQAADDGPNPEESLLSRHFSEDLEAALKQLKPDQRALIMLADVEQVPYDDIAVMFDIPVGTVRSRLHRTHRRLQQLLEAPKPKVSLGEVVQNLKPRRTQMSS; encoded by the coding sequence ATGAGTAGCAACGCAATTACAACGACAACCCTCACCCCGCGCGAAGAGGCTGACTTTCGTGAGCTGATGAGCGCCACCTATAAGAAGGTGTATAACTTGGCCTTCCGTCTGAGCGGCGACCGCAGCGACGCCGAAGACCTGACCCAAGAAGCGTTCTTCCGCGCTTATCGCGGTTTCACCGGATACCAGGGCGATCGCCCGTTTGAGAACTGGATTTTCCGCATCGTCACCCGCCTGTTCTTGGACATGAAGCGAGCCCGCAAGCGCCGCGTAATGACGCACAGCTACGACGCCCCGATCCTCGCCGACGGTGCCGACGACATGGTGATGGCTCAAGCCGCCGATGATGGCCCCAACCCCGAAGAAAGTCTGCTCTCGCGACATTTCTCGGAAGATCTGGAAGCGGCTCTCAAGCAATTAAAGCCCGACCAACGCGCGCTGATTATGCTCGCCGACGTGGAGCAAGTGCCCTACGACGACATCGCGGTCATGTTTGACATTCCCGTAGGCACTGTTCGCAGCCGACTGCACCGCACGCACCGACGCCTCCAGCAACTGCTGGAGGCACCAAAGCCCAAGGTCAGTCTCGGCGAAGTTGTACAAAACCTCAAGCCGCGCCGAACTCAAATGTCGTCGTAA